DNA from Criblamydia sequanensis CRIB-18:
GCTTTCTATTTTAAATTGGCGCCGCAAGCGCCAAGTCGTCAATCGCCTTGCTATGTCCCTATGCTTGATTTCTAACCTTGCTAACTGAAGAATGCCACCTAACTTTGGCTTTTAGCCTATTTATTTGGGCGACACTGCAAAACAAGCTTAAGAGTTATTCTTAAATAGACTTAAGAATAACCAACTTTTGAAACCCTTCTCGATTCTTTTTCCTAAATTCACCAAAAAGGCCTTTGAATATACTCTTCGAAGGCTTTTTTTATTCCATAATAAAAGATATAAAATAAAACATTGATTTTAAAGGGGTTGAACAACTATGGTTTTCAAACCATCAAATTCAATTTATGTTTTATTATCCTCATGCGACCGATTTTTTTACTGATTGCCTGTCTTTTTTCTTTTTCGCTCTATTCCAAAGAAGCCACACCAGAACTACAAAAGGCTTCTACACAACTTGAAGGAGAACACCCTTCTTTTGAATTTCCTCTTTTAGATCCTAATCCAAAGGCTGTGGTAGCAGGCTGCGTTAATGCCATTACAGGCGATTTTTTTGATACAAGCGTTGATCTTGTCGTTCCAGGCGTCTTGCCGATTGTGGTGCAACGTTTTTATTCAAGCCGATCTAAGAAATGGAGTTTTGGCCATAAACCTCTTTTAAGAGTGGGGCCTTTAGAAGAAGAGAAAAAAATTGCGGCAAGCTATCAAGATGATAGGGGCTCCGGCTCTTATTTTGAAGGAAGGGAAGGCTTTAGTTTAACCGTACCTTCAAAAATGGTTAAAAAAGGCTTAACGAATCTTTCAACAGATGAAATCAGCGGTCAAACCCACTTTAAAAATAGCTATCTTTCTTTCAAAGAGAGGAGCTTTTCCAGAAAAGAAAAAGGGAAATTTTACGATCTTCGCCATAGCTCCTTAATTCACCGCTATTTTAAAAGCTTTCATCCTAAGGGGGACAATAAGCAGTTTGGCAAGTTTTATCTCTGGAAAGAAGTTCATCCGGGAGGAAACAGCTTGCATTATAGCTACCTTAAAGATGGCAGGCTAAAACTGATTGAAGCTAAAAATAAACTCGGCGAGCCTTTAAGCAGACTCAAGGTCTATGAAAGTTCTCTTAACTCTAGCAGCGCTTGGGTTGAGGGCGATAGACACGCTAAATATCATTTGGATAACCATCGATTGATAAAAGCCTCTACAACCGATACGATTCCAATCTTTTATAATTATGATTCCCATAACCGCGTCAAAAAGAAAGCTTTTCCGGAAGGCCGAGCCCTTTATATCGATTACTACAATGAAGGAAAGGATAAGCATCATGTCAAAGCTCTAGGCGCGCCGATTGGAGCTGATGGCAGAATAGCGATTACCTATCAATTTGAATACGAGTTTAATGACGGTAAAAAGACCACTTTGGTAAAAGATGCCCTTGGGTGCGAAACAAAATATGAATGCGATCGATACAAAAGGCTATCCACGATCAAGAGATTTGATTCGAGAGACACTTTTATTTGGGGAGAATACGGCACACCTAATGCCGGCAACCTTTTATACCGCTATTTTTCATCCGGTATAAATCATCTTTTCTGTAACGCCCTTGAATACGATGCTTTTGGCAATATCACAAAAGAGAAGCTTTATGGCAATTGTACAGGAAAAAATGAAACCCCTCTTTTTGTTTTAGGCGATGGCTCCCCTTTAAACAATACAGAAGTCTATACCAAAACCTTTAAAGCAAGCCAAGAAGGGCTTAACCTTCCTCTTGAAGAACATGATGGCAAAAAATCCCTTTACTTTAGCTACACCCCTCACTCCTCCCAATTAAAAGCTCGTTTTACCAAAGAAAATAAGACCTTTTTAAAAAGGGAATTTTTTGAATACGACGTGAATGGCACCCTCATTAAAGAGATATGGGATGATGGTCAAAGTGAAGATTTAGAAGACCTCGCTTTAGTTACCGAAAGACATATTCGTGTCATTCACCCAAGAAAAGAAAAGCCGATGGGTTTGCCTGAAGTCATTGAAGAGTTTTATTGGGAAAATGGTCACCCTGTTCTTCTTAAAAAAGTGGTCAATGAGCATAACCTTAAAGGCGAGCTCATCAAACAAGACCACTATGATAGCCAAAACGAGTTTGTTTATTCCCTTTATTGGGAGTATGATAAAAGAGGCAATCTCTTAAAAGAAGTGAATGCTTTAGGGGTTGAAACGTTTTATACCTACGATGAGAACAACAACAAACTTAGCGAAGTAAAACCCAATCTAACCAAACTCTTTACCTACGACCTGGGAAACCGCCTAATTACTGAAACAGAGCTTTGGGAAAATAAGGAGTTTGTTACGACCCATGAATACAATCTTCGTTCTGAAAGAATTGCCACAACTGACTCTTATGGCAAGAGAACCACTTTTGAGTATGATAGAGCCGGAAGACTTGTCAAAACAACACTGCCTCCTCTTTCCGGTAACCCTCGTATTCTTCTTAATAGTTATGATGCCATGGGCAACCTCATTCAAGAAACCGATGCCAATGGCAATACTACAAAGAAAAAGTACACCGTGAGAGGGACTTCTTACCTTATCGAATACCCTGATGGCAGCAAGGAAGAAAAAGAGTACGACCTTTCAGGCCAACTAGTCCAAGAAACGGCAAAAAATGGCACGACCACTCGTTTCACTTATGATGCGTTAGGACGAGCTATTAAAACCGAATTTTTTGATCAAGAAGGCAAACTTCTTAAAAGCACTTCATCAACCTACAACGCTTTTCAGCTGCTTTCCGAAACAGATGAATTCGGCGAATCCACTTTCTATACTTACGATAAAGCCGGACGTTGTACCCTTAAAACAAAAGGTCCAAAAAAAACAGAATATTTTTACGACTCATTGAGTCGTAAAAATAAAACTATGGAATGGCTTGATGATGAGACTGCCCTCATCACAACCCATGAATATGATTTATTAAATCGAGTCATAGAAGAAAGAATAGAAGACAATAAAGGCACGCTCTTTAAAAAAGAAACTTATGAGTATGACGTCTCCGGGAACAAAATTAAAGTCACTCTTGGCGAGGCTATCACGCAAACCGCTTATAACCAACGTGGAGAGCCTGTTCTAATTACTGATCCCTTAGGCCATCAAACCAAAATCGATCGGGAATACACGGATGTCTTAAAAGAAATCACTACCGATCCTCTTGGGAACAAGCTGGTTAAAATTTTTGATCAAAATTTTCTTCTTTCTCAAATAAGAGAAAATGCCAACGGTGAAGAAATTCAATCTGAATCGTATGTCTATGAC
Protein-coding regions in this window:
- a CDS encoding DUF6531 domain-containing protein yields the protein MRPIFLLIACLFSFSLYSKEATPELQKASTQLEGEHPSFEFPLLDPNPKAVVAGCVNAITGDFFDTSVDLVVPGVLPIVVQRFYSSRSKKWSFGHKPLLRVGPLEEEKKIAASYQDDRGSGSYFEGREGFSLTVPSKMVKKGLTNLSTDEISGQTHFKNSYLSFKERSFSRKEKGKFYDLRHSSLIHRYFKSFHPKGDNKQFGKFYLWKEVHPGGNSLHYSYLKDGRLKLIEAKNKLGEPLSRLKVYESSLNSSSAWVEGDRHAKYHLDNHRLIKASTTDTIPIFYNYDSHNRVKKKAFPEGRALYIDYYNEGKDKHHVKALGAPIGADGRIAITYQFEYEFNDGKKTTLVKDALGCETKYECDRYKRLSTIKRFDSRDTFIWGEYGTPNAGNLLYRYFSSGINHLFCNALEYDAFGNITKEKLYGNCTGKNETPLFVLGDGSPLNNTEVYTKTFKASQEGLNLPLEEHDGKKSLYFSYTPHSSQLKARFTKENKTFLKREFFEYDVNGTLIKEIWDDGQSEDLEDLALVTERHIRVIHPRKEKPMGLPEVIEEFYWENGHPVLLKKVVNEHNLKGELIKQDHYDSQNEFVYSLYWEYDKRGNLLKEVNALGVETFYTYDENNNKLSEVKPNLTKLFTYDLGNRLITETELWENKEFVTTHEYNLRSERIATTDSYGKRTTFEYDRAGRLVKTTLPPLSGNPRILLNSYDAMGNLIQETDANGNTTKKKYTVRGTSYLIEYPDGSKEEKEYDLSGQLVQETAKNGTTTRFTYDALGRAIKTEFFDQEGKLLKSTSSTYNAFQLLSETDEFGESTFYTYDKAGRCTLKTKGPKKTEYFYDSLSRKNKTMEWLDDETALITTHEYDLLNRVIEERIEDNKGTLFKKETYEYDVSGNKIKVTLGEAITQTAYNQRGEPVLITDPLGHQTKIDREYTDVLKEITTDPLGNKLVKIFDQNFLLSQIRENANGEEIQSESYVYDPMGRRLLSKILIYSPNAPPKTIVNQWQYDGMGQVIKTLESDQKETNFCYNLFGQKEWTLTPNNIKINHSYDALGRLTEINSSDNSVHYTFSYNLKDNPTVVKNQNTGKATLRTYDNEGRLISETQENGYKLTYSYDNFDRLTQVTLPDDSSIRYVYDAYHLKQVDRLQNGQVIYSHSYKEYDLRGDVLLEETLEPFELHYEYDLLGRTVRTNSPFWKESILYNEVGLPTYRHTLDADLSSTYSYAYDDLYQLTSDSKHTYCYDSLCNRVSKDQTFYTVNDLNQLTHQNDQNYKYDSDGNLLQDTERLFSYDALGRLTEIKQGEDATQYSYDGFHRRINKIHRGEETNFLYQGD